The following are encoded together in the Pan troglodytes isolate AG18354 chromosome 6, NHGRI_mPanTro3-v2.0_pri, whole genome shotgun sequence genome:
- the LOC129135457 gene encoding uncharacterized protein LOC129135457 isoform X2, which yields MSGEVSWMQAVCAGTRAPATDEVAGVHGSLLRSSRGFQGRLTRFLGRRFMTAEFLLEDPSSGSINMRNRILFQENYSWNSTEFNLKGKRLEKRRQM from the exons ATGTCTGGTGAAGTCAGTTGGATGCAAGCAGTTTGTGCTGGTACCAGGGCCCCAGCTACTGATGAAGTGGCAGGAGTCCACGGAAGCCTACTTCGAAGTTCCCGGGGCTTCCAGGGGAG ATTGACGAGATTCCTGGGGAGGCGATTCATGACAGCTGAGTTCCTTTTGGAGGATCCGTCTTCAGGCAG cattaaTATGAGAAACAGAATCTTATTTCAGGAAAATTACTCCTGGAACAGTACAGAGTTCAACCTGAAAGGAAAGCGACTGGAGAAAAGGAGACAAATGTAA
- the LOC129135457 gene encoding uncharacterized protein LOC129135457 isoform X1 — protein MSGEVSWMQAVCAGTRAPATDEVAGVHGSLLRSSRGFQGRLTRFLGRRFMTAEFLLEDPSSGSLIPQESSWKTRACEGSAAAPRQPASQPRTTGVDMHGSLDAIS, from the exons ATGTCTGGTGAAGTCAGTTGGATGCAAGCAGTTTGTGCTGGTACCAGGGCCCCAGCTACTGATGAAGTGGCAGGAGTCCACGGAAGCCTACTTCGAAGTTCCCGGGGCTTCCAGGGGAG ATTGACGAGATTCCTGGGGAGGCGATTCATGACAGCTGAGTTCCTTTTGGAGGATCCGTCTTCAGGCAG TCTGATCCCCCAGGAAAGCAGCTGGAAAACAAGAGCATGTGAAGGAAGCGCGGCAGCTCCtcgccagccagccagccagccccgCACCACAGGAGTCGACATGCACGGCAGCCTAGACGCCATCAGTTAA